The Callospermophilus lateralis isolate mCalLat2 chromosome 3, mCalLat2.hap1, whole genome shotgun sequence genome has a segment encoding these proteins:
- the Clec14a gene encoding C-type lectin domain family 14 member A, translated as MRPALALCLLCQAFWPRPGGGEHPTADRAGCSASGACYSLHHATIKRLAAEEACNLRGGSLSTGHGGAELRAVLALLRAGPGPGGGSKDLLFWVALERRRSNCTLENEPLRGFSWLSPDSGESENDTLPWVEEPQLSCTVRSCAGLQATGGVEPAGWKEMRCHSRANGYLCKYKFESLCPAPRPGAASNLSYRAPFQMYSSFLDFSPPGTKVSARCPGELSISATCVEEENGAHWEGLPTGAVLCPCPGRYLRAGRCSELPNCLDDLGNFACECAAGFQLGKDGRSCVTKWEGQPTSGGTTGLTRLQLFTEASPVPKRPSSPPVREKPGEIPHVTGKDSSATSVSEILQWGTQSTISTLQMSPGIKSKATITPSGSVTPTFNSTSSSLIPHTLDSSSTVVFILVSIAVVVLVILTMTVLGLFKLCFHKSPQSSSRKGPLAPGGKETDAETATLRSSSARCTDNGVKVRNSGVLDRAEGASLAGSSLGSSNT; from the coding sequence ATGAGGCCGGCTCTCGCCTTGTGTCTCCTCTGTCAGGCGTTCTGGCCCAGGCCTGGTGGTGGCGAGCACCCTACCGCCGACCGCGCGGGTTGCTCAGCCTCTGGGGCTTGCTACAGTCTACACCACGCTACCATCAAGCGGCTGGCGGCCGAGGAGGCCTGCAACCTGCGCGGCGGGTCTCTCAGCACAGGGCACGGTGGTGCTGAGCTGCGTGCAGTGCTCGCGCTCCTAAGGGCAGGCCCCGGGCCTGGAGGAGGCTCCAAAGACCTTCTGTTCTGGGTCGCCTTGGAGCGCCGACGTTCCAACTGCACCCTGGAGAACGAGCCATTGCGGGGTTTCTCCTGGTTGTCCCCTGACTCCGGAGAGTCCGAAAATGACACGCTGCCGTGGGTGGAGGAGCCGCAACTCTCTTGTACTGTGCGGAGTTGCGCGGGACTCCAGGCCACCGGTGGGGTGGAGCCCGCGGGCTGGAAGGAGATGCGTTGCCACTCGCGCGCCAACGGCTACCTGTGCAAGTACAAGTTTGAGAGTTTGTGCCCTGCGCCGCGCCCCGGGGCTGCGTCTAACTTGAGCTATCGTGCTCCCTTCCAGATGTACAGCTCCTTTTTGGACTTCAGTCCTCCTGGGACCAAGGTGAGTGCACGCTGCCCGGGGGAGCTCTCCATCTCAGCCACCTGCGTCGAGGAAGAGAATGGCGCTCATTGGGAAGGGCTCCCCACTGGGGCGGTGCTCTGTCCCTGCCCCGGGAGGTATCTCCGTGCCGGCAGATGCTCAGAGCTCCCTAACTGCCTAGATGACTTGGGAAACTTTGCCTGTGAATGTGCTGCAGGCTTCCAGTTGGGGAAAGATGGACGCTCTTGTGTGACAAAGTGGGAAGGACAGCCGACCTCTGGGGGAACCACAGGGCTCACCAGGCTCCAGCTGTTCACTGAAGCCAGCCCAGTGCCAAAGAGACCGTCGTCACCCCCAGTCCGTGAGAAGCCAGGAGAGATACCCCATGTCACTGGAAAAGACAGTTCTGCAACATCTGTTTCTGAGATTCTTCAGTGGGGAACACAGAGCACTATATCGACCCTTCAAATGTCCCCTGGAATCAAGTCAAAGGCCACCATCACCCCATCAGGAAGCGTGACCCCCACGTTTAATTCCACATCTTCCTCTCTCATTCCCCATACTTTGGACTCCTCATCCACCGTGGTCTTCATACTCGTGAGCATAGCAGTAGTAGTATTGGTGATCTTGACTATGACAGTGCTGGGGCTTTTCAAACTCTGCTTTCACAAGAGCCCTCAGTCCTCATCAAGGAAGGGGCCTTTGGCCCCGGGGGGCAAGGAGACTGATGCTGAGACCGCTACTTTGCGTTCCAGTTCTGCACGTTGCACAGACAATGGGGTGAAGGTCAGGAACTCTGGTGTGCTGGACAGAGCAGAGGGCGCCTCGCTGGCAGGGTCCTCCCTTGGCTCTAGCAACACGTAG